TCGGTGGCTATGAAGCGTGGAAGAAGATCCTCGCCGAAAAGCCCGACCCGAACGCTCTGATTGAGGAGATCAAGAAGAGCAACCTGCGCGGCCGTGGTGGCGCGGGCTTCCCGACCGGTCTGAAGTGGTCCTTCATGCCGAAGGGCGATATGCAGAAGTACATCCTCTGCAACTCCGACGAATCGGAGCCGGGCACCTGCAAGGACCGCGACATCCTGCGCTTCAACCCGCACGCGGTGATCGAGGGCATGGCAATCGCGTGCTATTGCACGGGCTCGACCGTTGCCTACAACTACCTGCGCGGCGAGTTCCATCACGAGCCCTTCGAGCACTTCGAAGAGGCGTTGAAGGAAGCCTATGCGGCTGGTCTGCTCGGCAAGAACATCCAGGGCACCGGCCTCAATGTGGACATCTATGGCGCACTCGGCGCCGGTGCCTACATCTGCGGCGAAGAAACCGCGCTGATGGAATCGCTGGAAGGCAAGAAGGGCCAGCCGCGCTTCAAGCCGCCGTTCCCGGCCAACTTCGGCCTGTACGGCAAGCCCAGCACGATCAACAACACCGAAACCTACGCCTCGGTGCCGGCCATCCTGCGCAAGGGTGCCGACTGGTTCCTGGCGCAGAGCAAGACCAAGAACGGCGGACCGAAGGTCTTCTCGGTCTCCGGTTGCGTGCAGAAGGGCGGTAATTTCGAAGTGCCGCTGGGCACCACCTTTGACGAACTGCTGGAAATGGCCGGCGGTCTGCGCCCGGGTCGTACGCTGAAGGGTGCGGTTCCGGGTGGTGTGTCCATGCCGGTGCTGCGCGCTGAGCAGCTCAAGGGCCTGCCGTTCGACTATGACACCCTGCGTGATCTCAAGACGGGTCTGGGCTCCGGCGCCATCGTGGTGCTCGACGACACTGTCTGCACGGTCCGCTTTACCCGCCGCATCTCGCAGTTCTTCCACAAGGAAAGCTGCGGCCAGTGCACGCCGTGCCGCGAAGGCACCGGCTGGATGCACCGCGTGCTGGATCGCATCGTGGCCGGTCAGGGCACGATGGACGACCTGCACCGCCTGAAGGCCATTGCCGGCCAGATCGAAGGCCACACCATCTGCGCGTTCGGCGAAGCCGCCGCGTGGCCGGTGCAGGGCTTCCTGCGCCAGTTCTGGGATGAATTCGAGTACTACATCGTCAACGGCCGCTCGATCGTCGACGACAAGCTTGGAGCCGCCGCATGAGTGCGCAGCCCGCTACGCCCCATCTCGACCTCGTGAACATCGAGGTCGATGGCAAGCCCACGCAGATCCGCAAGGGCGCCATGATCATCGAGGCGGCTGATGCCATTGGCATCAACATTCCTCGCTTCTGCTATCACCGCAAGCTTCCCATCGCCGCCAATTGCCGCATGTGCTTGGTGGAAGTGGAAATGGGCGGCAAGCCCATGCCGAAGCCGCAGCCGGCGTGCGCCACTCCGGTGGCCGAAGGCATGAAGGTAAAGACCCGTACCGACGTCGCTCTGAAGTATCAGAAGGACGTCATGGAATTCCTGCTGATCAACCACCCGCTGGATTGCCCGATCTGCGATCAGGGTGGCGAGTGTGAACTGCAGGACGTCGCGCTGGGCTACGGCCGCAGCGTGTCGCGCTACACCGAGCGCAAGCGCACCATCGCGGACGAGAACCTCGGTCCGCTGGTCGCCACCGAGATGACGCGCTGCATCCAGTGCACGCGTTGCGTGCGCTTCACCAGCGAAATCGCCGGCACCTACGAGCTGGGCGGCATGAGCCGTGGTGACAATCTGCAGATTGGCACGTACATCGGCAAGACCATCGAGACGGAACTGTCGGGCAATATCATCGACGTCTGCCCGGTGGGTGCGCTCACCAACAAACCGTTCCAGTTCCAGGCTCGCGCCTGGGAGTTGGTCGCCAAGCCGTCCATCGCCTATCACGATGCGTTGGGTTCCAACCTGTGGCTGCATACGCGCCGCGGTGAGGTGCTGCGCACGGTGCCGCGCGATAACGAATCGGTCAACGAGTGCTGGCTCTCGGACCGCGACCGCTACAGCCATCAGGGCCTGTACGCGGCGGACCGTGTTCATGCGCCGCAGGTCAAGCGCAACGGTCAGTGGGTCGCCACCACGTGGGACGACGCGCTGGGTGTCGCCGCCGAATCGCTGAAGGCTGTGCCGGGCAGCGAGCTGGGCGTGCTGGTGCATGCGGCCGCCACCAATGAAGAAGGCGATCTGCTGGTCCGTCTTGCGCGCGGCCTCGGCAGCGCACATATCGACCACCGCCTGCGTCAGCTCGACTTCGCCGACAACGCTGTGGCCACACCGTTCGCCACGCCGGTGGCTGAGCTGGACAAGGTAAAGGCCGCGCTGCTGGTCGGCTCCGACCTGCGCCATGAGCTGCCGCTCGTCAATCACCGCATCCATCAGGCGGTGAAGAAGGGCGCCAAGGTCTACACCGTCAATCCGGCGAGCTTCAACTTCAATTACCACCTGGCTGGCGAAGCCATCGTGGCTCCGCAGGCGCTGGTCGATGCGCTGCTGGCACTGGCCAAGGCTGCTGTTGAGGCGGGTGCAGCCGCGCCGAGCGCGCTGGCTGATGCGATCAACGGCGCCACGTTCGATCAGGGCGACAAGGACGCGATCGCTCACCTCAAGAGCGGTAGTGCAGTTGTCATTCTGGGCGAAGCCGCCGTCACGCATCCGCAGGCCTCGTGGCTACGTGCCGTGGCGCAGTTCATCGCGCAGGCGACAGGAGCGGGCTACAACGAACTGCCGGTCGGTGCGAATGCCGTGGGCCTGGGCCGTGTCGGCGTGCTGCCGGGCAACGGCGGCCTCGATGCGCAGGCCATGCTGGCGCAGCCGCGCAAGGGTTATGTGCTGTACGGCGTCGAGCCGCAGGACGTGGCCGACGGCGCTTCGTTCCTGAAGGCGCTGAAAGGCGCCCAGAAAGTGGTTGCCTTCTCCGCTTACGCCAGCAATGCGCTGCGTGACGTGGCCGACGTGATTCTGCCGATCGGCTTGCTACCGGAAATCGACGGCACGCTGGTTAACGTTGACGGCCTGTCGCAGAGTGTGGCCGCGGGCGCGAAGGCGCCCGGCGATGCACGTCCGGGCTGGAAGGTGTTGCGTGCTTTGGGTGGTGTCCTCAAGGTCGCCGGGTTCGAATTCGACGATCTGGCTGGTCTGCGCGAGGGCATCAGCGAGCGTGCTCACCAGCCGCGCGCCGAACTGGCTTCGCGCCCGGCAGCGGGTGGCTTGAGCCGCTTGGCCACCTGGCCGATCTACCGCACCGATGCCGTGCTCCGTCGTGCCACCGCGCTCAGTAAGCACCCGCTCAATCGCGCACCGGCCGTCCGCGTCAATGCGGACGAAGCCAAGCGATTGGGGTTGGGCGAGGGCGATGCCGTGCGCGTTGCCGATGCGGTACTGCCGCTGGTGATCGATGTGACCGTGCCAGACGGCGCGGCGTGGATCGAAGCCGGGCATGAAGACACTGTCACGCTGCCGCCTTACGGCGCAGCCCTCACCCTGAGCAAGGCATAAGCACATGGGCGAACAGCTAATCAACCAGGTTCTCTGGCCCGTTCTGGGCATCCTGGCCATCGTCCTGCCGCTGGTGATCACGGTGGCGCTGTACGTGTGGTGGGAGCGCAAGGTGCTCGGCTGGATGCACGTGCGCATGGGGCCCAACAAGATCGGTCCCTTTGGCTTGCTGCAGGCCTTCGCGGACGTGACCAAGCTGCTGCTGAAGGAAGTGATCCTTCCGAGCAGCGCGAACAAGGTGCTGTACTACCTGGCACCGCTGATCGCCCTGGTCCCGGCGTTGGCGGCATGGGCGGTAATCCCGTTCAACGACAAGCTGGTGCTCGCCAACGTCAACGCGGGTCTGTTGTACCTGCTGGCGATGACCTCGCTGGGCGTGTACGGCATCATCCTCGCCGGCTGGGCCTCCAACTCGCGCTATGCGCTGCTGGGTGCCATGCGTTCGGCGGCGCAGGTGATTTCGTACGAACTGGCCATGGGCCTGTGCCTGGTGTGCGTGCTGGTGCTGGCCGGCTCGCTGAACCTTACCGACATCGTGCATGCACAGGCCGGTAGCAAGGGCATCTTCGACTGGTTCATGTGGCCGTTGCTGCCGGTGTTCATCATCTACTTCATCTCGGGCGTCGCCGAAACCAATCGCGCGCCGTTCGACGTGGCAGAAGGCGAGTCGGAAATCGTTGCCGGTTTCCACGTGGAGTATTCGGGTTCGGCGTTCGCGCTGTTCTTCCTGGCCGAATACGCCAACATGATCCTGATCAGCTTCCTGGCCCCGATCCTGTTCATGGGCGGCTGGCTGTCGCCGTTGCCGGCATCCTGGGGCTTCGTTGGCCAGCCCAGCATCGTCTGGCTGCTGATCAAGGTCTTCGTATTCGCCTTCATGTTCCTGTGGTTCCGCGCCAGCTTCCCGCGTTACCGCTATGACCAGATCATGCGTCTGGGCTGGAAGGTATTCATTCCCATCACCATCGTCTGGGTCCTCGTCGCCGGCTGCATGAAGTTTTTCGGCTGGGTCACCGTCGGCACGGGAGGCTGAAGAAACATGTCCCGCGTAACTCACTATTTCAAAAGCCTGCTGCTCATCGAGCTGCTGAAGGGCCTGGGTCTGACCATGCGTTACATGTTCAGCCCCAAGTACACGATGCGCTACCCGATGGAGCACATCCTCAAGTCCAACCGCTTCCGCGGCCTGCATGCGCTGCGCCGCTACGCCAACGGCGAGGAGCGTTGCATTGCGTGCAAGCTGTGCGAGGCGGTGTGCCCGGCACTGGCCATCACCATCGACTCGGCCCCGCGTGAAAGCGACGGCCAGCGCCGCACAACGCGCTACGACATCGACCTGTTCAAGTGCATCTTCTGCGGTTTCTGCGAAGAGAGCTGCCCGGTCGACTCGATCGTCGAAACCCATATCCACGAGTACCACTTCGAGCAGCGTGGCGAAAACGTGGTGACGAAGCCGCAGTTGCTTGCTATCGGCGATCGCTTCGAAGCCGAAATCGCAGCCAGCCGCGCTCAAGACGCCGCGTATCGCTGAGGACGGGACATCATGATTGATCCGAATATGTTCCAACTCGTGTGTTTCTACGCCTTCGCGGCCGTCACCGTGGTGGCGGCGCTGGGCGTGATCACGCTGCGCAACTCGGTGCAC
This genomic window from Dyella terrae contains:
- the nuoG gene encoding NADH-quinone oxidoreductase subunit NuoG, coding for MSAQPATPHLDLVNIEVDGKPTQIRKGAMIIEAADAIGINIPRFCYHRKLPIAANCRMCLVEVEMGGKPMPKPQPACATPVAEGMKVKTRTDVALKYQKDVMEFLLINHPLDCPICDQGGECELQDVALGYGRSVSRYTERKRTIADENLGPLVATEMTRCIQCTRCVRFTSEIAGTYELGGMSRGDNLQIGTYIGKTIETELSGNIIDVCPVGALTNKPFQFQARAWELVAKPSIAYHDALGSNLWLHTRRGEVLRTVPRDNESVNECWLSDRDRYSHQGLYAADRVHAPQVKRNGQWVATTWDDALGVAAESLKAVPGSELGVLVHAAATNEEGDLLVRLARGLGSAHIDHRLRQLDFADNAVATPFATPVAELDKVKAALLVGSDLRHELPLVNHRIHQAVKKGAKVYTVNPASFNFNYHLAGEAIVAPQALVDALLALAKAAVEAGAAAPSALADAINGATFDQGDKDAIAHLKSGSAVVILGEAAVTHPQASWLRAVAQFIAQATGAGYNELPVGANAVGLGRVGVLPGNGGLDAQAMLAQPRKGYVLYGVEPQDVADGASFLKALKGAQKVVAFSAYASNALRDVADVILPIGLLPEIDGTLVNVDGLSQSVAAGAKAPGDARPGWKVLRALGGVLKVAGFEFDDLAGLREGISERAHQPRAELASRPAAGGLSRLATWPIYRTDAVLRRATALSKHPLNRAPAVRVNADEAKRLGLGEGDAVRVADAVLPLVIDVTVPDGAAWIEAGHEDTVTLPPYGAALTLSKA
- the nuoF gene encoding NADH-quinone oxidoreductase subunit NuoF, whose translation is MAYGPAPQEHQVVYTTLHFDKPWAMDSYTQVGGYEAWKKILAEKPDPNALIEEIKKSNLRGRGGAGFPTGLKWSFMPKGDMQKYILCNSDESEPGTCKDRDILRFNPHAVIEGMAIACYCTGSTVAYNYLRGEFHHEPFEHFEEALKEAYAAGLLGKNIQGTGLNVDIYGALGAGAYICGEETALMESLEGKKGQPRFKPPFPANFGLYGKPSTINNTETYASVPAILRKGADWFLAQSKTKNGGPKVFSVSGCVQKGGNFEVPLGTTFDELLEMAGGLRPGRTLKGAVPGGVSMPVLRAEQLKGLPFDYDTLRDLKTGLGSGAIVVLDDTVCTVRFTRRISQFFHKESCGQCTPCREGTGWMHRVLDRIVAGQGTMDDLHRLKAIAGQIEGHTICAFGEAAAWPVQGFLRQFWDEFEYYIVNGRSIVDDKLGAAA
- the nuoI gene encoding NADH-quinone oxidoreductase subunit NuoI; translation: MSRVTHYFKSLLLIELLKGLGLTMRYMFSPKYTMRYPMEHILKSNRFRGLHALRRYANGEERCIACKLCEAVCPALAITIDSAPRESDGQRRTTRYDIDLFKCIFCGFCEESCPVDSIVETHIHEYHFEQRGENVVTKPQLLAIGDRFEAEIAASRAQDAAYR
- the nuoH gene encoding NADH-quinone oxidoreductase subunit NuoH, encoding MGEQLINQVLWPVLGILAIVLPLVITVALYVWWERKVLGWMHVRMGPNKIGPFGLLQAFADVTKLLLKEVILPSSANKVLYYLAPLIALVPALAAWAVIPFNDKLVLANVNAGLLYLLAMTSLGVYGIILAGWASNSRYALLGAMRSAAQVISYELAMGLCLVCVLVLAGSLNLTDIVHAQAGSKGIFDWFMWPLLPVFIIYFISGVAETNRAPFDVAEGESEIVAGFHVEYSGSAFALFFLAEYANMILISFLAPILFMGGWLSPLPASWGFVGQPSIVWLLIKVFVFAFMFLWFRASFPRYRYDQIMRLGWKVFIPITIVWVLVAGCMKFFGWVTVGTGG